From the genome of Rarobacter incanus, one region includes:
- a CDS encoding ABC transporter permease yields the protein MTTSTIIPPAQRALRHRPSLAQSVRNSLTMAGRGLIKIRRTPEQLFDVVFQPIVFTIMFAYIFGGAIAGNVANYLPYLIPGILVQTVITTSVVTGTQLREDMDKGVFDRFRSLPIARISPLAGALLADTVRYGIATVLTFAVGYAIGYRPAGGIGMVAIAALLVIFSAWAVSWIFAFFGVIARTASSVQGISMLILFPLTFLSNAYVQLDTLPTGLKWFATINPVSHLVTAVREIANDGIITNEVTATVVGALLIVAVFAPLTVRAYMRKA from the coding sequence ATGACAACATCGACCATCATCCCCCCGGCACAGCGCGCTCTGCGCCACCGCCCGTCGCTGGCACAGAGCGTGCGCAACTCCTTGACCATGGCGGGCCGCGGGCTGATCAAGATCCGCCGCACACCGGAGCAGCTCTTCGATGTGGTCTTCCAGCCCATCGTCTTCACGATCATGTTCGCGTACATATTCGGGGGCGCAATTGCCGGAAACGTGGCAAATTACCTGCCGTATCTGATCCCCGGCATCCTGGTGCAAACCGTCATTACGACGTCCGTGGTGACCGGAACACAGCTGCGCGAGGACATGGACAAGGGCGTTTTCGACCGGTTCCGATCCCTGCCAATCGCTAGAATCTCGCCCCTTGCGGGAGCCTTGCTGGCGGACACGGTGCGTTACGGAATCGCGACGGTATTGACGTTTGCCGTCGGATACGCAATCGGATACCGCCCCGCGGGAGGAATCGGCATGGTGGCGATAGCTGCGCTGCTGGTGATCTTTTCGGCGTGGGCGGTGAGCTGGATCTTCGCGTTCTTCGGTGTCATTGCGCGCACGGCGTCAAGCGTCCAGGGGATATCGATGCTGATCCTGTTCCCGCTGACGTTCCTGTCCAACGCCTACGTCCAACTCGACACGCTGCCGACGGGCCTGAAGTGGTTTGCCACCATCAACCCCGTATCCCACCTGGTCACGGCGGTGCGGGAAATCGCGAACGACGGGATTATTACCAACGAGGTCACCGCAACCGTCGTCGGCGCCCTTCTTATCGTTGCCGTCTTCGCGCCGCTGACCGTGCGGGCGTACATGCGCAAGGCGTAG
- the ychF gene encoding redox-regulated ATPase YchF → MALTIGIVGLPNVGKSTLFNALTRNQVLAANYPFATIEPNVGVVPLPDERLGKLAEVFGSERLVPATVSFVDIAGIVKGASEGEGLGNKFLANIREADAICQVTRVFSDPDVVHVDGKVDPSSDIETINTELILADLQTLEKAIPRVEKEVKIKKGDPKLLEAMNTAVSILESGTTLFAGAAGAKLDLAEIASLQLMTAKPFIYVFNTDDAGLADQSTQEKLRELVAPADAIFLDAQFESELVELDEDEAAEMLADAGQAESGLDQLARVGFHTLGLQTYLTAGPKEARAWTIRQGWTAPQAAGVIHTDFERGFIKAEVISFEDLIETGSVAAARAAGKARMEGKDYVMKDGDVVEFRFNV, encoded by the coding sequence GTGGCTTTAACAATCGGAATCGTCGGACTTCCCAACGTCGGCAAATCAACACTGTTCAACGCGCTCACTCGCAACCAGGTTCTGGCCGCGAACTACCCGTTCGCAACCATCGAACCGAACGTTGGTGTGGTGCCGCTGCCGGATGAAAGGCTTGGCAAGCTGGCCGAGGTCTTCGGTTCGGAACGCCTGGTGCCCGCGACCGTGTCCTTCGTTGATATCGCCGGCATCGTCAAGGGTGCGTCGGAAGGCGAGGGGCTGGGCAACAAATTCCTCGCCAACATCCGCGAGGCGGACGCGATTTGCCAGGTCACGCGCGTGTTCTCCGATCCCGACGTGGTGCACGTCGATGGGAAGGTGGATCCGTCCTCGGATATCGAGACGATCAACACCGAACTGATCCTTGCTGACCTGCAGACGCTGGAAAAGGCGATTCCGCGCGTCGAAAAGGAAGTGAAGATTAAGAAGGGCGACCCCAAACTCCTTGAGGCGATGAACACGGCGGTGTCGATTCTAGAATCGGGCACAACGCTGTTCGCCGGTGCGGCCGGCGCCAAGTTAGACCTGGCGGAAATAGCATCGCTCCAGCTCATGACCGCGAAGCCGTTCATCTACGTCTTCAACACGGACGACGCGGGCCTGGCCGACCAGTCCACGCAGGAAAAGCTGCGCGAGCTCGTTGCGCCCGCCGACGCGATATTCCTGGACGCGCAGTTTGAGTCGGAACTGGTCGAATTGGATGAGGACGAGGCCGCCGAAATGCTCGCAGACGCCGGGCAGGCGGAATCGGGATTGGATCAGCTGGCCCGGGTTGGGTTCCACACGTTGGGGCTGCAAACGTACCTGACGGCCGGGCCCAAGGAAGCTCGCGCGTGGACGATTCGGCAGGGGTGGACTGCACCCCAGGCCGCCGGCGTCATCCACACTGACTTCGAGCGCGGCTTTATCAAGGCCGAGGTTATTTCCTTCGAGGACCTGATCGAGACTGGGTCCGTTGCGGCCGCCCGCGCCGCGGGCAAGGCCCGCATGGAGGGCAAAGACTACGTCATGAAGGACGGGGACGTGGTCGAGTTCCGGTTTAACGTGTGA
- the rmuC gene encoding DNA recombination protein RmuC, translating to METLIGIAVGLALGAVVGWFVGRSGSAQVRAELASQRQQAQAALDQAQRAAQDQLAQERAATQALLEQKQRDSDTLIENERRASREQAERTAAQHEALVERLQAAAQQRYVEAKQSGERLVEAERAAAAKQIEEMKADRKRLADEFEALSVKVLDQSKKTLLEAAEERFKRAQLSSDAELAKREQAIKSMVDPMTKTLTEVKKEVATAETSRREAHAALNEQLTMMKGASEKLFNETSQLVSALRAPQTRGRWGEIQLRTVVEAAGMMNHVDFDEQVSVDDQRPDMVVHLPGSKDIVVDAKVSFTGFLDAINAPDEKERAKKLASHARHVRNHVDQLGSKEYWEKFPSPEFVVMFLPAENFLQAALEQDPNLLEHSFSKNVVMATPATLVALLRTVAYTWRQEQLAANARQVFDLARELHKRLGTMGGHLVTMSKRLNDTVEAFNKFNSSLDRNVVTQARRFSELQGLTEIASPPPLEVQAVPAQKPDLYALPEPDTDA from the coding sequence ATGGAGACTCTCATTGGAATTGCGGTCGGGTTAGCGCTTGGGGCGGTGGTCGGTTGGTTCGTGGGCCGTTCGGGCTCCGCGCAGGTGCGCGCGGAGCTTGCAAGCCAACGCCAGCAAGCTCAAGCCGCCTTGGATCAGGCGCAGCGAGCCGCGCAGGATCAGCTAGCCCAGGAACGTGCGGCAACGCAGGCGCTCCTTGAACAAAAGCAGAGGGATTCGGACACTCTCATTGAGAACGAGCGCCGCGCCTCCCGCGAGCAGGCCGAACGCACTGCGGCTCAACACGAGGCGTTGGTCGAGCGGTTGCAAGCCGCTGCCCAACAGCGGTATGTCGAAGCGAAACAGTCCGGTGAACGGTTGGTCGAGGCAGAACGCGCCGCCGCCGCGAAACAGATAGAGGAAATGAAGGCCGACCGCAAACGGTTGGCGGATGAGTTCGAGGCGCTCTCCGTCAAGGTATTGGACCAGTCTAAGAAGACGCTGTTGGAAGCGGCCGAGGAACGTTTCAAGCGGGCCCAGCTGAGTTCGGACGCCGAACTGGCGAAGCGCGAACAGGCCATCAAATCGATGGTCGATCCGATGACCAAGACCCTCACCGAGGTCAAGAAAGAGGTCGCCACGGCGGAGACCTCGCGGCGGGAGGCGCATGCCGCGTTGAATGAACAGTTGACGATGATGAAGGGGGCATCGGAAAAGCTCTTCAACGAAACGTCCCAGCTGGTTTCCGCCTTGCGCGCGCCGCAAACCCGCGGCAGGTGGGGCGAAATCCAGCTGCGGACCGTCGTCGAGGCGGCAGGCATGATGAATCACGTCGATTTCGACGAGCAGGTATCGGTCGATGACCAACGCCCCGACATGGTCGTCCACCTCCCCGGTAGCAAGGACATAGTTGTCGATGCGAAGGTGTCCTTCACGGGGTTCCTCGACGCGATCAATGCCCCAGACGAGAAGGAGCGCGCCAAGAAGCTCGCCTCGCACGCGCGGCACGTGCGCAATCACGTGGACCAGCTTGGCAGCAAGGAGTACTGGGAGAAGTTCCCCTCGCCCGAATTCGTCGTCATGTTCCTACCTGCCGAAAATTTCCTGCAGGCCGCATTGGAGCAGGACCCGAACCTGCTTGAGCACTCATTTAGCAAGAACGTTGTGATGGCAACGCCCGCAACGTTGGTTGCGCTGCTGCGCACGGTCGCCTATACCTGGCGCCAGGAGCAGTTGGCCGCCAACGCACGGCAGGTGTTCGATCTGGCTCGCGAACTACACAAGAGGCTCGGCACCATGGGCGGACATCTGGTGACGATGAGCAAACGCCTCAACGACACGGTGGAGGCTTTCAACAAGTTCAACAGTTCGCTCGACCGCAACGTTGTCACTCAGGCACGCAGGTTTTCCGAGTTGCAGGGCCTTACGGAAATAGCCTCGCCCCCGCCACTTGAAGTCCAAGCCGTGCCAGCCCAAAAGCCCGATCTGTACGCGCTGCCGGAGCCGGATACCGACGCGTAG
- a CDS encoding ABC transporter ATP-binding protein yields MELRSLTKFYGRKCAVSNISLVIPPGSFYGLVGPNGAGKTTTLSMASGLLRPTSGDVYVEGQSLWADVARGKRQIGILPDGARLFDRLTGAQLVTYAGLLQGVPRKDVDLRRDELLDVLGLSEAAGQLVVDYSAGMTKKISLACALVHAPKILLLDEPFEAVDPVSATVIRSILTDFAAAGGTVVVSSHVMDLVQRMCDHVAIIAGGSVRAAGTLEQVRAGVSLEERFVELVGGLPQRSELSWLLS; encoded by the coding sequence AGTTCTACGGTCGAAAGTGCGCAGTTAGCAACATTTCATTGGTCATTCCGCCGGGCTCCTTTTACGGTCTTGTGGGGCCGAACGGGGCGGGCAAGACCACGACCCTGTCGATGGCCTCCGGCCTGCTGCGCCCCACTTCCGGGGATGTGTACGTTGAGGGGCAATCGCTGTGGGCAGACGTGGCCCGCGGCAAGCGCCAGATCGGGATCCTGCCCGACGGGGCCCGACTCTTCGATCGCCTCACCGGGGCGCAGCTCGTCACCTACGCGGGGCTGCTCCAGGGCGTGCCCCGCAAGGATGTGGATCTGCGCCGCGATGAGTTGTTGGACGTCCTGGGGTTGAGCGAGGCCGCGGGGCAGCTGGTCGTCGACTATTCGGCCGGTATGACGAAGAAGATCTCGCTGGCGTGTGCGCTGGTCCATGCGCCCAAGATTTTGCTTTTGGACGAGCCCTTCGAGGCCGTCGACCCCGTATCCGCGACGGTGATCAGGTCGATACTGACCGATTTTGCGGCGGCCGGCGGAACGGTCGTCGTTTCCAGCCACGTCATGGACCTGGTGCAGCGCATGTGCGACCACGTTGCCATCATCGCGGGCGGTAGCGTGCGCGCGGCGGGGACCCTGGAACAGGTACGCGCCGGGGTGAGCCTGGAGGAACGCTTCGTGGAACTCGTGGGCGGTTTGCCCCAGCGATCGGAATTGTCGTGGTTGCTGTCCTAG